AAGCTGCTCAAGGAGAAGGCGCCCGATCTGCCGGTGGTCGGTCCCATCCAGTTCGACGCCGCCTGGTCGCCCACCGTGGCCGCCACCAAGGCCAAGGGCAACGACGTAGCCGGACATGTCAACGTGTTCGTCTTCCCAGACCTGTGCGCCGGCAACATCGGCTACAAGGCCGTGCAACGCTCCTCCGGCGCCCTGGCCATCGGCCCGGTGCTGCAGGGGCTCAACAAGCCGGTGAACGACCTGTCGCGCGGCGCACTGGTGCAGGACATCATCAACACCATCGCCCTCACCGCCATCGAAGCGCAGTGAGCCCGGCTTAGCTCCCGCCAGAGGGAGCTGTCACGCACAGCGTGACTGAGGGTGGTCAGGCGCGAAGCAGAACCACCCTCAGTCGGCTTCGCCGCCAGCTCCCGCCAGCGGGAGCCACTGTAATGCTTATTTTGTAGCAAGCAACGAGTAATCTAGTCAACGGTAACCCGTGTCTCACGGGAACATTCAATCACAATGGAGGATGCCCACAATGGCGAAAACCGTCCTTGTCATCAATTCCGGCTCCAGCTCGATCAAGTACCAGCTGGTTGATCTTGAATCCGGCGAAGGCCTCGCTTCCGGTCTTGTCGAGAAGATCGGCGAACCGGTCGACGGCCACTACAAGCACGAGTACAACGGCGAAAAGCATGAGCTTGAAGAGCCGATTCACGACCACGAGCAGGGTCTCAAGCGCGTGCTCGGCTTCTTCGAGGAGTACGGCCCGAAGCTGTCCGAGGCCGGCATCGTCGCCGTCGGCCACCGCGTGGTGCAGGGTGGCTCCATCTTCCCGAACCCGGCCCTCGTGACCGACAAGACCATTAACCAGGTCAAGGATCTGGCCGTGCTCGCCCCGCTGCACAACGGCCCGGAGGCCAAGGGCGCCGAGGTCATGCGTTCCCTGCTGCCGGATGTTCCGCAGATCTTCGTGTTCGACTCCTCCTTCTTCTTCCAGCTGCCGAAGGCCGCCAGCACCTACGCGCTGAACAAGGAGATCGCCGACCAGTACCACATCCGCCGCTACGGCGCCCACGGCACCTCCCACGAATACATCTCCTCCGTGGTGCCGGGCGTCATCGGCAAGCCGGCCGAAGGCCTCAAGCAGATCGTCCTGCACATCGGCAACGGCGCCTCCGCCTCCGCCGAGATCTCCGGCAAGCCGGTCGAGACCTCCATGGGCCTGACCCCGCTTGAGGGCCTGATGATGGGCGGCCGCACCGGCGACATCGACCCGGCCGTGGTCTTCCACCTGATCCGCAACGCCCACATGAACGTGGACGAGCTCGACGCCCTGTTCAACAAGCGTTCCGGCATGATGGGCATGACCGGCTACGGCGACCTGCGCGAGGTCCACCGTCTGGTGTCCGAGGGCAACGAGGACGCCAAGCTGGCCCTCGATGTCTACGTGCACCGTATCGTCAGCTACATCGGCAACTACACCTACCAGATGGGCGGCTGCGATGTGATCACCTTCACCGCCGGTGTGGGCGAGAACGACGATGTGGTCCGCAAGATGGTGTGCGACAAGCTCGCTCCGTTCGGCGTCAAGCTGGACGAGGCGAAGAACGCCGTGCGCTCCAAGGAGCCGCGCATCATCTCCACCCCGGACTCCTCCGTGGTCATCGCCGTGATTCCGACGAACGAGGAGCTGGCCATCGCCCGCAAGTCCGCCGCGATCGCCGAAGCCGGCACCGACACCTACGGCAACACCTTCGCCAAGTAAGTAACCGCCGTTAGGCATCTCACTAATCTCTAGTTGCAACACTATGGGGGGCTGACTCCGATTGGAATCAGCCCCCCATTCGTATATGGTCATGAGACCACTACCCCTGCGTCATACTCCCCTCAGTCCGCGTAGCGGACTGAGGGGAGTTCCACCAGAACACAGGACCCCTTACTGCCTCAGCATGCCGCTCCACATACCGACGAAATCAGGCAAGGTCTTGCGCGTGGTGGCCACGTTGATGACCTCGATATCGGGAATACGCAGCCCCAGCATCGCGGCGAACGTGGCCATACGGTGATCAGCATAGGTTTCCATCACGGCACCGTGCAACGTCTCCGCCGGCACCGGTTCGATACGCAATCCATCAGGCAATTCCTCAGCCGCTCCCCCAACACGACGAATCTCGTTGACCAATGCCTCCAGACGATTCGTTTCGTGGCCGCGCAAGTGACCAATACCAACCATGTCTGTCGACTTATCAGCAAACATCAGAATCGCCGCCAACGAGGGCGCAATCTCTCCGGCCGCCGTCAAATCGAACGTACCCAGCCCACGCACGATGCCGTCACCGGTCACCTCGCAATAGCGCACGCCATCGATTGTCGGGAACGATACTTTGGCACCTATCTGTTCCAGATAGCCCGGCAACAAACCACCCGGCTGGGTGGTGGTCTCAGGCCAATGAGGCACCCGGACCGTGCCGCCGGCGATCAATGCCGCGCCGAGGAATGGCGCCGCGTTCGACAGGTCGGGCTCAACGGTCACCTTGCTCGGCAGTTGCATTGCGCACGGTTCAACCGTCCATGTGCGGGCGGATTCATCGGCCTCAACCGCTCCGCCAGCACCGGTCACATCAGCCACAGTCATGCGAATGTGCGGCAGACTCGGGGTCTTCTCCCCCGTGTGCGTGAGGTGCAGACCGCCAGGCAGTTTGGAACTAATCAGCAGCAGGCCGGAGATGAACTGGGAAGAACCGGACGAATCGATGCTGACATGCGCCTGGGCAGCCGGCAAGGTTGCAGGCGGCGTAATAGTGAACGGCAGACGGCCAATCTCGCCGTGATAATCAACCGTTGCACCCAGCTGTTCCAAACCGTCAAGCACCGGCTTCATCGGGCGTGCATAAGCCTGTTCGTCGCCATCAAAATTCACTGGGCCATCTGCAAACAGGGCAAGGCCGGGCACGAAACGCATCACCGTGCCGGCCAGTCCGCAGAACACATTGACGTTGCCATGGAATCGGCCGGATACGGGAGGAGTAACCGTTACGGTGGTGTCGGTTGCGGAATCCACGTCGCAGCGGACACCGAGGGCTTCGAGGGCGTTCATCATAAGGTCCGTGTCGCGCGAACGCAGCAGGCCAATCAGAGTAACGGGCTTGCTGCCGAGGGCGGCGAGAATCAGGTAGCGGTTGGATAGGGACTTGCTGCCCGGCACCGTTACCGTAGCGTTCAACGGCTGTGTGGCGAGCGGGGCAGGCCAGAGATTCGTAAGTTGTTCAGGCATAAGGCCAAATCTATCAGTATTTGGAGGCTCCAGAGCGTCCGCTGTCATTCATTTGGTCGATTTGTCGTTCATTAGGTAGGTCAGCCTCCGCACCCACCTTTGAAATGGCGCGATTCCAACATGGCGTAGGACACCGAACCTACCAAATGAACGATAAATCGACCTAATGAACGAGATATCTATCAACGGTCGGCGGCGATGCGGGATTCGATCTGCTGGTCGGGCTCGTCATGCGGCTGTTCGAAACCGCCTTCGATGGCCTGCGCGTGCAGCAGCTGGGCGGCCACACGATCGGCTTCGATGGCGGCGATCTGGCGCGAAAACACGATGAACCAGCCGAGGAAGGCCATGCCGGCCAACGCCTCCACATTGGTCAGGGTGTTGTGGCCCAACATCATATTGGCCCAGAACGCGGCGCACACGAGCGCGGTCAGGTCGGAAGCCACCATCACGGCTTTGGAGAGGCGCGGCGCCAGCCACGGCAGGAGTCCGAACAGCAGCAGCATGACGGCCGGCAGTCCCTTGGCGCACACATTGTGCAGGATATGGTGCGGCGTGTATCGGAAGACGCCGATGCCGATAAACGCTAGGCCGGACACCGTCAGCAGGAGGGACAGCACGGCGATGCGTGCCGCGAAATGCGGGATCTCATAGCCGCGGTTCGGGTCGCTTTTGGTGCGGTCATGCCATAGACGCTGCAACCGTTCGGTGGCCACCAGTTCGGAGATGGCGAAGTAGCTGACGATGATGATGCACGAGCCGGCAAGAATCAGCGTGGAGTTGAACATGCGTGCCGCGAACGTGGAGCGGTCGCCAAGCTGGGAGAAATTGTTGAGATACCAGTACGGATCATCGGTGGTCATGCCGGCGGTGGCCACGCCGGAGACGACGAAGAACGGCAACAGGCCGGCGATGGTCTTGGCGTTCATCATCTCCGCCTGCACGAAGGTCATGTATCCCACCACGCCGGCGAACGCCGCGCAGACGCTGGAGATGTATCCGGAGAAGATGGCATTGCCCATCATGTCGTTGGCCACGCCGACGAGTGCGAACGACGACAGGAAAATGGTCGCGGCATACACCACGGACAGGGACGCGATCTCGAAGACGCGGCGGATCGGCGCGAACCAACCGTGCCTGAGGTTCAGGGAGCGGGACTTGCGCCCATAGCCGATGATGAAGGAGAAGACGCCGCATAACGCCACGATGCCCGCGCACACCATGAATCGGCGTTGCGTCAGCTGCCAGATGGGCGGAGCGTATTCCATGTACAGGTTCATTGAGATGGCGCCGATGACGGCGCAAACCAAGAAGGAGACCAGACCCGAAGTCTCCGCACGTTGATGACGTCCCATGCGCGGCCCCCTGCTCACTCGTTCGCATGCATTCCTCGCACCACCATACATACAAGGCGCTACCGCCGTGTCGGCGTAGCCGGGTGCGATGATCGTCAGTCCGAGGCGGATTCGTTACGGACGTCACCTCGGGCGGACCCTTCGGCGTGTCGCCCGGCAATCCAGCCATTGTTGTTCTGCATAAGACAGAAGAAGGCAAAAGCGGGTAACCCCACCAACGAACAGTCAATCCATGGACAATACGTTGACAGGGCACCCGCCTACCGTCGGTGAAAGGCGTTAGATGGTCCGACGCCGTCTGGTGATGATTAGAATCGCCACAGCAACCGCCAAGAAGACCACTACGGCCCCGCCGATCATCATGACGTCCACACCAAACAGCGAAAGGCCTAATGTTAAAAGTCGAAGATAGGAGTTCATTCCAGCAAGTCCATCCTCTACGTAGGCTTCCGACCATACAATTGGAAACAATGGTTTGTCACTTTGAAGGAGAAAGTCATGGCCAAAATCGATGCCGATGCGATGTCCCACAGAACATTGGAGACCGTTGCTGCGCTGGCGAAATTGCCTGTAGTTCGCGTTAATCGTGAAGCATTCCTCAGAAAACAGTTCAAGGATTCCGAATACTTGAACCAGATTCTGCAGGATGGTCCGCAAAGCGTGTACACACCTGAGTCACTGAGGAAAAAGACAGATAAGATTATCGCCGCCAGCGCGACTGCGACTTCGCTGACCTCGTTTGCTGCAGGATTACCCAGCAATCCCACAGTCATGGCTGCTGCTGGGGGTGCAGATGTCGTCCAGTACTTCGGCTTTGCACTCAATATGGCTCAGCAACTTGCTTATCTGTTCGGCGATGATGAATTATTCTCCGACAATATGGATAACCTCTCGGAGCAAACTCAAAATAGAATCATTGCATACCTTGCTGCAATGCTCGGAGTCAGTGGATCCGCAACTCTCGTGCTTCTCGTATCAAAGAAGGCAGGAGGAACCATCGGCAAGAAAGTCGCAGCCAAGGCCCTAACAAAAACGGTCTGGTACCCGTTGCTGAAGAAAGTGACAGCGGCTGTAGGCGTCAGAATCACCAAACAAACTGTAGGGAAAGTAGTTACCAAGGCCGTTCCCGTCATCGGTGGAGTCGTCTCCGGTGGCATCACTTATGTCACCTTCAAACCAATGGGCAAAAGGTTCGCGGACATGCTTGTCAAACGTGCCAAGGGCGAGTTGACCGATGATGATGGGCTGGAACTGAATCCAGAGTTCAAGGAAAGGCTCAGGAACGAGCGATCCGAGATTGAAACCATTGACGATGAAGATGTCATTGTAGAGATTCAGGAAGAGGGCTCCTCCACCTCTGCCACCCAGATCAACGAATCCTGATTTGGGAAAACGGCGGGGAGGGATTTGGCCAATACTTCGGGGTAGCCGAACGCCAGACCAGTAGGATACCGTTCCCAGACCTGTTACCAATCCGAACTCTTGAACGGGACGGCGGTCGGTTTGAGGGCCGGAGAGCCTTTGACCTTCTGCCTTGCCCATGCAAGGCTTTTGTCGCTTTTGAGTTGGTTGCAGCAGCGATGCACCTTCTCAAGGTTGCGCAGATCAGTCGCGCTTCCGCCGTGACTCACTGGAATGATTTCGTCAACTTCGACGCTCATTGGATCGAGCCATGCGATCGCGTCGTCTATCGGCCTGTCGCAGATGGCACAGGGCACTTGTTGCGCGAGCACCCGCTGTCTGGCGAGATTGCGGGCCTAGCGGTTGATGCGCCGTGGATCCCTGTAGTTCCTACCGTGGGGCATGTTGGTCGGCCTACGAGTGAAGGGTGCCGTGATGCCTGTATCGCAAGCGGAATCTTCAATTATG
The window above is part of the Bifidobacterium longum subsp. infantis ATCC 15697 = JCM 1222 = DSM 20088 genome. Proteins encoded here:
- a CDS encoding acetate/propionate family kinase, producing the protein MAKTVLVINSGSSSIKYQLVDLESGEGLASGLVEKIGEPVDGHYKHEYNGEKHELEEPIHDHEQGLKRVLGFFEEYGPKLSEAGIVAVGHRVVQGGSIFPNPALVTDKTINQVKDLAVLAPLHNGPEAKGAEVMRSLLPDVPQIFVFDSSFFFQLPKAASTYALNKEIADQYHIRRYGAHGTSHEYISSVVPGVIGKPAEGLKQIVLHIGNGASASAEISGKPVETSMGLTPLEGLMMGGRTGDIDPAVVFHLIRNAHMNVDELDALFNKRSGMMGMTGYGDLREVHRLVSEGNEDAKLALDVYVHRIVSYIGNYTYQMGGCDVITFTAGVGENDDVVRKMVCDKLAPFGVKLDEAKNAVRSKEPRIISTPDSSVVIAVIPTNEELAIARKSAAIAEAGTDTYGNTFAK
- a CDS encoding HNH endonuclease signature motif containing protein encodes the protein MLAQQVPCAICDRPIDDAIAWLDPMSVEVDEIIPVSHGGSATDLRNLEKVHRCCNQLKSDKSLAWARQKVKGSPALKPTAVPFKSSDW
- the aroA gene encoding 3-phosphoshikimate 1-carboxyvinyltransferase; protein product: MPEQLTNLWPAPLATQPLNATVTVPGSKSLSNRYLILAALGSKPVTLIGLLRSRDTDLMMNALEALGVRCDVDSATDTTVTVTPPVSGRFHGNVNVFCGLAGTVMRFVPGLALFADGPVNFDGDEQAYARPMKPVLDGLEQLGATVDYHGEIGRLPFTITPPATLPAAQAHVSIDSSGSSQFISGLLLISSKLPGGLHLTHTGEKTPSLPHIRMTVADVTGAGGAVEADESARTWTVEPCAMQLPSKVTVEPDLSNAAPFLGAALIAGGTVRVPHWPETTTQPGGLLPGYLEQIGAKVSFPTIDGVRYCEVTGDGIVRGLGTFDLTAAGEIAPSLAAILMFADKSTDMVGIGHLRGHETNRLEALVNEIRRVGGAAEELPDGLRIEPVPAETLHGAVMETYADHRMATFAAMLGLRIPDIEVINVATTRKTLPDFVGMWSGMLRQ